A stretch of DNA from Piliocolobus tephrosceles isolate RC106 unplaced genomic scaffold, ASM277652v3 unscaffolded_32063, whole genome shotgun sequence:
ATGTCATTTGGATGAAACACTTTTCCATGTCCTGCCATCCATTCcacggaggcaggagaaaggggtCTGGAGGCAGGAACATAAGGCCGATTCACCCTGACTTTGgagaactaaatcaaatggaaactcttgggctatgacaggaaatatcctctccatttacacAGGGCATACAATGAGTACATGACTTTGTAATTtgacttcatcctcttcatttacatagggtgcacaccaagtaaccaatggaaacctctagaggggCTTTGAACCCCAGAAACTTCAGTAACAGGATCCCTGTGCTCAGgtgctcccaccctgtggagtgtgcTTTCATTTTGAGTCAATCTCTGCTTtgctgcttcattctttccttgctccaTTTTTGTGTTGTGTCCAATTCTTGGTTCAAGGCATGAAGAACTGTGACACCTTCAACCAGTAACATTATCTTAATATcttgttttaaaactgaattctgCTTTTCATCTGTTCACCTAGTTTTtagaaaatgacaatgaaatacaAGTTGGAACTTACCACAGCTTAATACGAGGGTCAATATGAGCTATACAACAGGTTTGATGTTTAAAAGTTTGCAacattttttattactctttcaTTTACAaactacagtaaatattttattttttatatttaattatgaaatatatgaCACATAAGAGTCTATAAAATTTGggtgagcacggtggctcatgcctgtacccagcattttcggaggctgaggcgggtggataatttgaagtcaggtgttcaagaccagcctggccaatatggtgaaacccgtctctactaaaacaatacaaaaagttagctgagcatcaTGACAGGTACCTGTGATCccggccactcaggaggctaggtGGGAGAGTTGGTTGAACGCAGGAgagagaagttgcagtgagccgagattgtgccgttacactctagcctgggctacctgagcaaaactccacctcaaaaacaaaaaagcaaacaaaactgaATGCATAATCCGATAGATTAATAATTGCACTGATGTCATCATCCATTAGCATCGAGTGTCTTGAAAGGCTACAATATGCCCTTCCTTGATCACCTGGATCTCCCTTCTTCACCCAGACATAGGACTAATGTGCTAATGTTTGTCTTGCTTTTCATAagatttatcatttctgtgtatAGTATTAAGCAATGTCATATATAATGGTTTGTGAACTGTATATGGAATAGCAGTGTATTTTTCAGCAATTTCCTTTGTTCACTGTAATTTTTCATTGTTGATGCTTCTAACTGCAGTTCATTTTCACAGCTGTATCATATTCCACAATGTGACTATGGCAGTTTTTTAATTTGATACAGGTGTATTTGGATGgctttcaggtgttttctatttctacaatCACGGCCTAAATATTCTTGTCCCGTATGTGTCTCTTGGAGAAGATAGTGCAAGGTCATTTCTGGGGCAGACATGCCTGAGAAGGCAAGTGTGAGGCCACAGAGGGGCGTGCCTAGCTTTTTATGAagtatagtttcttttcttttttttttttttttttgagacggagtctcgttctgtctcccaggctggagtgcagtggcttcatctcggctcactgcaagctctgcctcacaggttcacgccattctcctgcctcagcatcccgagtaggtgggactacaggtacccaccaccacgcccggctaatttttttggatttttagtagagatggggtttcaccatgttagccaggatggtctcgatctcctaaactcgtgacccgcccgtctcagccttccaaggtgctaggattacaggcgcgagccaccatgcccagccaaattacAGTTTCTTAACAGGAGTGACAGCAGTGGATACTTTGCCAGCAGTTGATCTTTTCCAACTTTGGGATTTTAGTGGCTCTGCTGAATTTGTTTCTTGAATTATTGGATGTATCCACAGTACTATGTTTACTTACGTTTTGTAACTTTTTGCACATGGACTTATCTTCCTTGGAATTTTATGTGGTGAGATATTTTGAGGACAGGATTGCATTGTTTCAGCAAAGATATTCACTTACATGGGGTAGAGGTGAAGTTAGCAGCCGCCTGGTGTCACGTCGATTTGACCCATGCTCTCCAGGTCTTCCAGCATGAGCTCCTGGAGGACTGTTTCTCATCGGTTCTCAGGGTCAGTGGTTTTCCCTCCACCCAGCACCAATGCAGGGACAGGTTCTCTCCTTGCTGCTCCTGCTCTGAGGTGGGCTTTTATTTGAAGTCTAAGATGTCAGATTTCTGACCTCATTTTGGAGAGACATCCAGTTTTGTTTCTGATGCCCCATCCTCTGTGCAACtgtctaaacagaaaaaaaattccactttggTTCCCACCAATTCTTTATTGACTGCTGTGGATTCCATTCTTCAATGCCAGCTCAGTAATGCACTTACAAAGATGCATTTTTGTAGGTTTTACCCAACATCTCAGTTGTTTTTGTTGGGAAAGCTATTTAGTGTCCCTTATGTTGAAAATTGGAAGCTGGCAACACTGTATGTAGAGAGCTGCTCTTACCCCTTTCCATCTTCTTCATGCTGGGTCCAggccttcttttcctctgtgatTAAACTGCCACAATGGGCCGGgtacggtgtctcatgcctgtaatcttagcactttaggagggcaaggtgggtgaatcacccgAGGCCAGGGCTTCAAGACCAACCttgccaacttggtgaaactccgtctctactaaaagtacaaaagattagcccggcatgggggtgcatgtctgtaatctcagctattcaggaggctgaggcaggagaattgcttgaaccaggacctggcaggtggaggttgcagtgagccgagatcatgccactgcactccagcgtgggcaacagagtgagattttgtttcaaaaaaaaaaaaaccatatatgtgtgtgtatatatatatgtatatatatatttgaagtttTATCCAATGAGAGTAGGTGTTCCGGAAGACCTCATCTAAATACAGAATCAGAATGGGGGGCCCATGTCACACCTGccattttttcatctttacaGCTGGGCTTTTCTCATCTTCTCTGCTGGACTCTGCTGTTTCCCACAAGGTCTTCAGAGAGTCTGCCCTGAATCCTACAACCAGGAGATGAGAAGCACAGAGTGACACCAGCAGGAGAACATAAAGATATGGTGACAGTTGTCCTCCTCCTGCAGAGTCCAGAGCAGTGCACTCCTACCGCTGGTGCCCTAGCTAAGACTGGGGGCCAACAGGCCCAATGACAGTCTAGGAGTGCTGCAGTCAGGGTCCCCACAATGGGCACCCAGCCTCTGCCCTTGCACTCTGCATGAGCATGACCGTTGTCACCTCAGAGGCCCTGGGTACAGATCAATGCATCTTACCAGAGCTGCATGTGAGGAAGGACCACGTGAGTCCCAGGAAACAGCTGAGGCCCTGCAGGGGGAGGTGGCCAGGACTGAGACCTGAAGCCTCTGTGGAGAATCATCTGTGGGTGTGAGTGGCACTGTGGGGTCAGTGCCCAGGTTCTGCTGCTCCCCCTCCTCAAAGATCAGGGCCTGAGCAGGGGCTGGCGTGTGTGTAGCACCTGGAACTGCAGGGCCACCACCTTTGTGTGAGGCCGTCATGGGGACCTGAATACGGTGTCACGTGCAGACCCCACCCATCCATTGGCCCCAATTCCTGGCCAGCTTCTGCCAAGGTGAGAGGGTGGAATTTGGAAGGTGGGTGTAAGCTGAAGCCTGTCCCCCGGTGGCTGACAAAGAGTGGTGACACTCTCTGTgtaggggaaagaaagagagatcagaatGTTATTGTGTCTatggagaaagatgaagacataAGAAAgtccattttgatctgtactagGAAAaattctgccttgagatgctgccAATCTGTAACCCTAGAcccaaccctgtgctcacagaaGCATGTGCTGTATTGACTCAAgttttaatggatttagggctgtgcaggatgtgccttcgTCAAAATGTGTTTGCACGTCCTGGACTCCAGGCTGCCAGCTGCCTGTCCAGGGTCTGAATGTCCTACTGTGACCTGTTTCCTCACCAGGCCCAGAGGACAGACAGGGAAGGCTTGTTTTGAGGATTAGGCAGGGTAATCCCAGTCAGCCCTCATTAGCTTACCTATCCTCCAggtctttttgatttcttttttctcttctttgttatgAAACTCTGGAGAATTGTCCTCCAGCATGTCTTCAGCTGGGGAGGTAGAAAGGTTGGACGATGCCCTTGACTTCAGGGCCCCTTCTGGGTGCCCCCTCCTCCTAgggtttttaaaagcatatacatAGCAACATACCCTGTAACTGAGAGAACTGCAGAGAACCTCCTGCATGTCCAAACCAGAACACATTGTTCCCTGACCCTAGGCCCTCATCACACCCCAAAGCCCAAATACTTTCAGGTGGCCAGCTTCAGACAAAAGTCTGAACTCAGTGCTTGTTTTCTGAGGTCTACACAGGCCCGTATAATGGGGCTACCTCCATTCTACCCTATGCCTCCCCTAATCCATTAGGTGCCTCAACCGCAGTGATCCCTAACTGGGAGCAAGGTTCCCCAGGCAAGGAATGCAGCCCTCCCCAGGATGCTGGCCTGGCCATGTCCCAGTGGACATCAGTCCTGGAGCAAGAGGTCCAAGGCAGGGAGTTTCACCCCCATTTCAACAGGTGTGGTGACATTTCTGGGTTCCTAGCCTTCAAGATGGGATTCCCTTACTGTGCCACAGTgggggaaaccgaggcacagggCCGGTGagcagtaaagaaagaaaacctctgtGACTAGGAAACGTGTCACTTGCTCAGCACAGTCGCTCCAGGATAGCACCCTTTGGGATGTACCGTTGAGCTGTTCCTGGCACGTGGCATGGCACTGGTGTGGAGGTCAGCAGCttgtggagttgggggagggggtgcTGGCAGGAGCGGGTAATTTTGGACCCACCATGGGGAGGAAGGGGACATTGTCCCTTTCCCCACACCTTGGGCACAGCAGCAATTTTCTTCTCTGCTGTGTGTGGGCACCAATGCCTATGTGGGTGTGGGTGCGTCGTCCCCTTTTGTTGATGAAGAACCTTCCTGCAGCCATTGGGGTGGGTATGGGCACCACACGTGCCTGGCAGAAGGGTGGTGCCTGCGGAGGCTTGGCTCCTATATgtctccctgccccctccccaggggAAGCAGGCCCTGTGCCCTAGTGTCCCTCATACCCAGTCCCTCACATTCTTCACTTGGCATCTCCCTGcctgattctcccaactcagccgcTGCCAGGTTTCTCCAAGCCCTGTGGGCCCTGGGATGGGATTAAAGGAGGCAGCAACTgtgctgcctgcctctgcctgaaGTCAGGGATCCCTGGccgctactggcatctggtgggcagGGTAGGTGGGGAGGTCATGGGTCAGCTTTTCCACTCCCTAGCCTGCACTGGCTAAGTCACCAGGTGTAACCGGCCTGGAGGCTGATCTGTGTCCTCCACAGTCCCTTGATGCATTATATTGAAGCCAATCCTTGTGTGAATGACTTGACCTGTTGTTACCGCTCAGATCAAACCAGAACCGGAAGACTGTTGCACTTGGACCCAGAGCCTGGGGCTGAGGCTGCCGTGACCACCCTGTTCCCTTCCTTCTGGGATCCCCAGGAAGCTCCCAGGACTGAATGATCCCCATAAAACACAGTGGCCAGGATGGGAGGGCTGGAGATCAACTCCCCCCTGCCgcccctgccaccacaaccaAGAAGCCCCCATGGAGGTTGGCCCTGAGCTGTGGGTCCCTGTGGGATGCAGGTTCCCACAGATACTTCAGGGGGTGAGCATGGGTCCTCCTGGCTGACGGGAGCCTGGTGGACACTGGGTGTGTGGGGCCTGTGTAGGTGGTTTGGACAGCACTGGGCCTAGCCAGGGAGCCGGGGACTGGTGTGGCCAAAGTGGGCAGCAATATGTTGCCAGAACAAAACGACAGTGCAACCAGCCCAGCTGGTAGGGAGAAGGACGCCGGCCTAGCAGGAACGTCCACCCCTGTCCTGGCCCCAAGCCCAGACGGCCTGCCTGTACTGGACATTGCCTGGTCCAGGAGGCCTGGGCATGTGGGTCAGGGGGTGTGTCCCTGGCTTCCAGACTTTGGTGGTCCCTTGGGAACTGAGCATCctctgggcaggaggagggccCGCGGTCCCCTGTTTTCATGTGCCCCTGGGGgtgtgcccccaccccagcttctcaGCCCGCACGGGGACGTGGCCAGGGCTCCTCACCTGCTCTGTGGCTCCAGCTCTGAACAGCTCACTGGTGACTCTGACAGCTTCCTCCCCAAAACATGGGTCCTCGTCTGTGGGAATGGGGTGTCCCAGACCCCCTGCAGGCAGGaacccacccccagctcctctgGTGGGCTCTCCTGGGCTTTCTTACCTACTGGCTTGTGAGAGCCGGTTGGCCAAACTTGGTGTGCTGTTTTTATCTTGGGCTCTTTCTTAGCGTGTGTTTTCTGTAACTGCTGCCATAGATCTTCTATATGAGTTTTAGGTAGAGAATCTTGCCCAGCCAGAGGTCCCCCACCCCAGAGAGCCTCCACTTTGGCGCCCCCGGGCTGGCCCTGCCTGTGCTCCGCTTGGTGTGAGTGTTGAGTGTGATGGATCCACGTGGCTACTTGACCCTGCATCTCCTTCCTCCTTGTTGCTGAGGCCAGTCTTGTTCTTTCTCCACCTGAACTGCATCTGAAGCCAAGATGAAGGATGAGAAGTGGCTGCTAAGAAGGACCCTCCTGCAGCAAATTCTCGGTGAGGAGGCTGAGCTGGCCCAGCCTGTCATTTCCTTCTCTAAGCTCATTCCAGAGGTCGGCCAGGGGCAGCCTGTCCCTGCCTGCTCTTGTGGCCCGTGAATCAAGAATGGATTTTATGTTTCCAAAtggttgaacaaataaaaaactaacactTCATGACACTGAGAAGTTTCCACGTCCATAAGTAAAGTTTGATGTGGCTGCAGTCATGCCCATCTCTTCACAGGCCACCTGCAGAAGGCTGCTGTGGTGCAGCCATGGCAGAGTTGCGTCCTTGAGACAAAGATCAGGTGacaaagctgaaaatactgaCTCTTGTCTCTTTAGGGAAACAGTTTCCAGTCCCTGGTTTAAAGGTTGTGTGGCAGGACCCCAGGATCTTGGTCAGCTTTTTCCTCACTCAGGACCTGCTGTGGCCTTCACTAGTATGTCTGCAAAGTCTGCATGCTATGGTGCCTCTCATGGGGGCGTTGAGCTCTGTCGTGCTAGATTTCAGGGTGTCTGCCTCATGGTCACCTGTCGCACCAACAGAGACCCTGTGGCCAGATTCAAACTAGCAGGAACAGTTGGTCTTTGGCAGCAGGGATACCTTCGAGCTGAGCTGCCACCCACCCTGAGGTGGTCCCATGATACCCACTGTCTGGGTCAAGGTTGGGGCAGGGCTGGTGTCCTGAACTGCCCTGCGATGTGCATTGTAATAGCCTGGGGGGAGAGGGGGTTGCTATTACTGCCCATATCGTGGGGAGTGCCTCACCCCCTGTGATGTGGATCGTAATAGCCAATTACTCCCCCCTGCAATGTGTGTCCATTATTCGCAGTCTCTTTTGTtcaggatattaggaacaattcCACAGGTTGCGTGTACACAGCCTGCGACAGGACAATGAATACCATCCTCTGCACCTCCggatattaggaaccatatcacacaATAGGTGTATACCTTTTGGGAGATTTGGGGTAATGTCGTGCTGTGTTTCTCTGAATATTCAGAGAAATATCACAGGGCGGCTGTGCACCCACTACTCTCTCGGCAGGAACATCATACTTTACCTACTGgaaattaggagcaatatcacagactgggtgtgAAGCCACTgtcatattggaagtaatatcatgctctcccccacaagttatgaggaacaatatcacaggggtgtgTAGCTTCTCTGGTAGTGGGAGTagtatcatcatctcttcctttagatgacaggaacaatatcacagtgtgggtgtacaccctgtgtgtttttggaagcaatgttattctctcttcttctaggttttaagaTTCATATCACAggcggggtgtacaccccttgttaTATTGGATGGAATCTCATCTTCTTTCAACTTGTATCTTTAGAACAGTATCCCATGAGGGCTGTCCATCCCTTCAATATTGGTAATAAgaccatcttctcctttcctggatataagaaacaatatcacaggaggggtgtacagcCCTTGCAATATTGGTAGTAATATCATCTCTCCCCTGTGGTTATTAAGGACAAAATCCCAGGGTGGCTGTACGGTTCCTActtta
This window harbors:
- the LOC113222577 gene encoding uncharacterized protein LOC113222577, which translates into the protein MQGQVATWIHHTQHSHQAEHRQGQPGGAKVEALWGGGPLAGQDSLPKTHIEDLWQQLQKTHAKKEPKIKTAHQVWPTGSHKPVGKKAQESPPEELGVGSCLQGVWDTPFPQTRTHVLGRKLSESPVSCSELEPQSRRRGHPEGALKSRASSNLSTSPAEDMLEDNSPEFHNKEEKKEIKKTWRIGFRADSLKTLWETAESSREDEKSPAVKMKKWQ